A stretch of Desulfovibrio sp. TomC DNA encodes these proteins:
- a CDS encoding methyltransferase domain-containing protein, whose product MTTIQLEIAIQETEYGAPSEWRMLCAEGKSDNIIELCSKIPQARINRVLEVGAGEGSILKCLDRKAFANELHALEISSSGVEIIRSLGINSLASCDIFDGYTIPFEDNTFDLVILAHVLEHIEYPRILLREMRRVARYQYIEVPLDMPADLVSSAMMLSYGHVDCFSRSRLRHLLLSENLLPIIDSTKRYHRSAVEYLHFEGNGVLRTPELVNAFRQRHDESNRHFNALSEQEKEKNANVYCVVTQYEKVSECTSRLLSYVTDLLRRGRNGEASLIANDIVKNEYNAAIFYKLGQIYASAKKPDQAREMLEKALEIDENLQPARKLLATLPVTTGL is encoded by the coding sequence GTGACGACCATACAACTTGAGATTGCAATCCAGGAGACCGAATATGGAGCACCGAGTGAATGGCGTATGCTTTGTGCCGAGGGGAAATCCGACAATATCATCGAGCTCTGCTCCAAGATACCCCAGGCAAGAATTAACCGCGTCTTAGAAGTCGGAGCTGGTGAAGGTTCTATTCTCAAATGCCTTGACCGGAAAGCCTTTGCCAACGAGCTCCATGCATTGGAGATTTCGTCATCAGGAGTGGAAATTATCCGTAGTCTGGGGATTAACTCCCTGGCCTCATGCGATATATTCGATGGATATACTATCCCTTTTGAGGATAATACATTTGATTTGGTCATCCTGGCGCATGTCCTAGAACACATTGAATACCCTCGTATATTGTTGCGAGAAATGCGCAGAGTGGCGCGCTATCAATACATCGAAGTCCCATTGGACATGCCTGCTGATCTTGTGTCTTCAGCCATGATGCTTTCATACGGCCATGTTGATTGTTTCAGCCGATCTCGCTTACGCCATTTACTCTTGTCAGAAAACCTGCTTCCGATCATTGATTCAACAAAAAGATACCATCGTTCTGCGGTAGAATACCTCCACTTCGAGGGCAATGGCGTCCTCAGAACTCCAGAGCTGGTAAATGCATTTCGGCAACGACATGATGAATCAAATCGTCATTTCAATGCCCTGAGTGAGCAAGAAAAAGAAAAAAATGCAAATGTCTATTGCGTGGTTACGCAATACGAAAAAGTATCGGAGTGCACCTCTCGACTCCTATCCTATGTAACCGATTTGTTGCGGCGAGGAAGAAATGGCGAAGCAAGCTTGATCGCTAACGACATTGTAAAAAACGAGTATAATGCTGCTATATTTTATAAACTCGGGCAGATATATGCTTCGGCAAAAAAACCGGATCAAGCCAGAGAAATGCTCGAAAAAGCTTTGGAAATCGATGAAAATTTACAGCCAGCGCGAAAATTGCTTGCAACGTTGCCTGTGACGACAGGGCTGTGA
- a CDS encoding SDR family NAD(P)-dependent oxidoreductase: MHIDLTGKLAIVTGSTAGIGFAIAQGLAASGARVVVNGRSQRAVERALDKLASALPQDRLLGFPGDLGEAKGCQALVAAHPDCDILVNNLGIYGLQDFFEIPDAEWTRFFEVNVMSGVRLSRAYLPGMAKKGWGRVVFLSSESGLNIPADMIHYGFTKTAVLSIARGLAKRMAGTGVTVNSVLPGPTLSEGVAAMLSEEAAAKGQSLEEAAAAFIMANRPSSILRRAATVEEVANMVVYACSRQASATTGAALRVDGGVVDSL; this comes from the coding sequence ATGCACATCGATCTGACTGGAAAATTGGCCATTGTCACCGGCTCGACAGCGGGCATCGGATTTGCCATCGCCCAGGGGCTCGCCGCCAGCGGCGCCAGGGTCGTTGTCAACGGCCGTTCGCAACGTGCGGTCGAGCGCGCCCTGGACAAACTCGCCAGCGCTCTTCCGCAGGACCGATTGCTCGGATTTCCCGGCGACCTGGGCGAGGCCAAGGGATGCCAGGCCCTGGTCGCCGCCCATCCTGACTGCGATATCCTCGTTAACAACCTGGGCATTTACGGTCTGCAGGATTTCTTTGAGATCCCCGATGCGGAATGGACTCGTTTTTTTGAAGTCAACGTCATGTCCGGCGTACGCCTCTCCCGGGCCTATCTGCCCGGGATGGCAAAAAAGGGATGGGGGCGGGTGGTGTTCCTCTCGTCGGAATCGGGGCTGAACATCCCGGCGGACATGATTCATTACGGCTTCACCAAAACGGCGGTGCTCTCCATTGCGCGTGGCCTGGCCAAGCGGATGGCCGGCACGGGCGTCACGGTCAATTCGGTGCTGCCCGGTCCGACCCTGTCGGAAGGGGTGGCCGCCATGCTGAGCGAGGAGGCCGCCGCCAAAGGGCAAAGCCTTGAAGAAGCGGCGGCGGCTTTCATCATGGCCAACCGTCCCTCCTCAATCCTGCGCCGGGCCGCGACCGTCGAGGAGGTGGCCAATATGGTCGTCTACGCCTGCTCCAGACAGGCCTCGGCCACAACGGGAGCAGCCTTGCGGGTGGACGGCGGCGTGGTCGACAGTCTGTAG
- a CDS encoding glycosyltransferase family 2 protein, which produces MYVKEKSNRQLTQVDLSYITVLAFTFLIGGAAVFSILSEQEYVMGIIEDDILILYENMSLGLAPLTALLLSWRLVMAWKYRAVPPVDNATLPMVTIIIPAYNEGRQVLLTLRSVMASNYPPAKMHVLCIDDGSQDDTWTWMRLAATEFPTRIQLIRQPSNTGKRHALLAGFAQARGSVFVTLDSDSEILPDTLRHLVSPIATDPKVGAVAGNVRVLNVGHGLIPKMLDLSFTMSFDFQRRGQSVYGGVLCTPGALSAYRISAVAPSLPAWAEQTFLGRAANIGEDRALSNIVLRQGYRVVYQNEAVVLTEVPVAYQGLCRMMLRWARSNVRECLVMAQFIGRRFRKHDSGMHWLRLAGTMELLFLPLTEAMKAGLLITLLLHPTTTLMLLAASCALSAILPALVYNHLRRAGLRSPFLAVSYALFWVFCLSWISCWGLLSAGCSGWLTRKLAGAPSHEPSLGVLHHPKEA; this is translated from the coding sequence ATGTACGTGAAAGAGAAATCAAATCGTCAACTTACCCAAGTCGACTTATCCTATATTACAGTCCTGGCCTTCACGTTCCTCATCGGCGGAGCCGCCGTCTTCTCCATTTTGAGCGAACAAGAATACGTAATGGGCATCATCGAAGACGATATCCTGATACTCTATGAAAACATGAGTCTCGGGCTTGCCCCTCTGACCGCCCTCCTGCTCAGTTGGCGTCTGGTCATGGCCTGGAAGTATCGTGCAGTTCCCCCGGTTGACAACGCCACGCTGCCCATGGTGACCATAATCATCCCGGCCTACAACGAAGGCCGGCAAGTCCTGCTGACGCTGCGCTCCGTGATGGCCAGCAACTATCCGCCCGCAAAGATGCACGTGCTGTGTATTGACGACGGGTCCCAAGACGACACATGGACCTGGATGCGCTTGGCGGCAACCGAGTTCCCGACAAGAATCCAACTCATCCGCCAGCCCTCGAACACAGGCAAACGCCATGCCCTGTTGGCCGGCTTTGCCCAGGCCAGGGGAAGCGTCTTCGTCACGCTCGACTCGGATTCGGAAATCCTGCCGGACACCTTGCGCCATCTCGTGAGTCCGATTGCAACCGATCCAAAGGTCGGGGCGGTGGCCGGCAATGTCCGCGTGCTCAACGTCGGCCATGGCCTCATCCCCAAAATGCTCGACCTGTCCTTTACCATGTCATTTGACTTCCAACGCCGGGGCCAAAGCGTCTACGGAGGCGTCTTGTGCACTCCAGGCGCCCTTTCAGCCTATCGAATCTCGGCTGTCGCCCCGAGTCTGCCGGCCTGGGCGGAGCAAACCTTCCTGGGACGCGCCGCCAATATCGGCGAAGACAGAGCCCTGTCCAATATTGTGCTGCGCCAAGGCTATCGTGTCGTGTATCAGAATGAGGCGGTCGTCCTGACAGAAGTCCCTGTGGCCTACCAAGGGCTTTGCCGCATGATGTTGCGGTGGGCTCGAAGCAATGTACGGGAATGCCTCGTCATGGCGCAATTCATCGGTCGGCGGTTTCGCAAACATGACAGCGGCATGCATTGGCTGCGCCTTGCCGGAACCATGGAACTCCTTTTCCTCCCGTTGACGGAAGCCATGAAAGCGGGATTGCTCATCACGTTGTTGCTGCATCCAACAACGACACTCATGCTGCTGGCCGCAAGCTGCGCCCTCTCCGCGATACTGCCGGCGCTGGTGTACAATCATCTTCGACGAGCCGGCTTGAGAAGCCCCTTCCTGGCCGTAAGCTACGCCCTGTTTTGGGTCTTTTGTCTTTCGTGGATCTCGTGCTGGGGACTCCTGAGCGCAGGATGCTCTGGATGGCTGACCCGAAAACTCGCCGGCGCTCCCAGTCACGAACCTTCCCTGGGCGTATTGCACCATCCGAAAGAAGCCTGA
- a CDS encoding FecR family protein has protein sequence MMRNSVLRAALAVLSLSLLLVCAALAADEPTPDTAPPPATTEDTLHKAGELTEAKGQVRAKHGQDPERTLATGGPVFVEDDLSTGPEDKGKVVFTDGSSLDIGPDSRVLMADFAYDPHDMDSSKQALRMAKGLFRYVSGKVVQNDPARLRLESPLAVIGIRGTTVDHKIVTETKTIKGIPTETVKEELHALRASHGSQVVVDQRGLKSVLAKPDQAVFLRPKLPGSVRALTEKEREEFATIPMTPAPFDPRPGKSNYFGGGS, from the coding sequence ATGATGCGAAACAGCGTACTGCGGGCGGCCCTGGCTGTATTGTCGCTTTCCTTGCTCCTGGTTTGCGCTGCGCTTGCGGCAGACGAGCCAACGCCGGACACTGCGCCCCCCCCGGCCACAACCGAAGACACGTTGCACAAGGCCGGTGAGCTGACCGAGGCCAAGGGCCAGGTCCGGGCCAAACACGGCCAGGACCCGGAACGAACCCTCGCCACCGGCGGACCCGTCTTTGTCGAGGACGATCTGTCCACCGGCCCCGAGGACAAGGGCAAGGTGGTCTTTACCGACGGCTCATCCCTGGACATCGGCCCGGACAGCCGGGTGCTCATGGCCGATTTCGCCTACGATCCCCACGACATGGACTCCTCCAAACAGGCGCTGCGCATGGCCAAGGGCCTTTTCCGCTATGTCTCGGGCAAGGTGGTTCAAAACGATCCGGCCCGGTTGCGCCTGGAGTCGCCGTTGGCCGTCATCGGTATCCGGGGCACCACCGTGGACCACAAGATTGTGACGGAAACCAAGACAATCAAAGGCATCCCGACCGAGACGGTCAAGGAAGAACTGCATGCCCTGCGCGCATCCCACGGCAGCCAGGTGGTGGTCGATCAACGCGGACTCAAATCGGTGCTGGCCAAACCGGATCAGGCCGTTTTTTTGCGGCCCAAACTGCCAGGTTCGGTGCGGGCGCTGACGGAGAAGGAACGCGAGGAATTTGCCACGATTCCCATGACGCCGGCCCCCTTTGACCCCAGGCCGGGGAAAAGCAACTATTTCGGAGGCGGAAGCTAA